A genomic segment from Candidatus Pacearchaeota archaeon encodes:
- a CDS encoding winged helix-turn-helix domain-containing protein: MSESTYLLADLNDEQAEILGNVIANKTSRKILNLLSKRDLAISDIAKELNLPISTISYNIKKLSESNLVKIKDYYWSEKGNKMPIYSLTKKLILISPEKKKIKRKKIRDLISVFFISFGISVAIKLIYPRATFKFRESAVEKSSELLKKGVEEASSIAIKTTENMPLLYSLVKEATNYALFFFAGALLAILLYLFFSRKDSN, encoded by the coding sequence ATGTCAGAATCTACTTACCTTTTAGCGGATTTAAATGACGAGCAAGCAGAGATTTTAGGTAATGTTATTGCTAATAAAACTTCAAGAAAAATCTTAAATTTGTTATCAAAAAGAGATTTAGCAATATCGGATATAGCGAAGGAATTAAATTTACCAATCTCTACAATAAGTTATAATATTAAGAAATTATCTGAATCTAATTTAGTAAAAATAAAAGATTATTATTGGAGCGAAAAAGGAAATAAAATGCCTATTTACTCATTAACTAAAAAATTAATTTTAATCTCTCCAGAGAAAAAGAAGATAAAAAGAAAAAAAATAAGAGATTTAATTTCTGTTTTTTTTATTAGTTTTGGTATATCTGTTGCTATAAAACTTATATATCCAAGAGCAACTTTTAAATTTAGAGAATCCGCTGTTGAAAAATCTTCAGAGTTATTAAAAAAAGGAGTAGAAGAAGCTTCTTCTATTGCAATAAAAACAACAGAAAATATGCCTTTATTATATTCTTTAGTTAAGGAAGCAACTAATTATGCCCTCTTCTTTTTTGCAGGTGCATTATTAGCAATTTTACTTTATCTGTTTTTTAGTAGAAAAGATTCAAATTAA
- a CDS encoding AAA family ATPase, translating to MDRGFGDTLGYYLYHKIKIPKIFFKKSKKIRYEKIFFLDPLKIYKKDKIKKEEEKEAKEIAKCILKAYKILRYKIIKVPFISIKDRASFIEKRL from the coding sequence TTGGATAGGGGTTTTGGAGATACATTAGGTTATTATTTATATCATAAAATAAAAATACCTAAAATTTTTTTTAAAAAATCAAAAAAAATAAGATATGAAAAAATTTTCTTTTTAGATCCTTTAAAAATATATAAAAAAGATAAAATAAAAAAAGAAGAAGAAAAAGAAGCAAAAGAAATAGCAAAATGTATATTAAAAGCTTATAAAATATTAAGATATAAAATAATTAAAGTACCTTTTATTTCTATAAAAGATAGAGCAAGTTTTATTGAAAAAAGACTTTAA
- the gatA gene encoding Asp-tRNA(Asn)/Glu-tRNA(Gln) amidotransferase subunit GatA — MTEEKLRFYLKNIERNNKKGKKINAILHLNENAEKEAKIIDEKIKKGEAGKLAGKIISVKSNIHVKGMICNCASRTLENYKAPYDATVIKKLKEEDGLIIGMCNMDEFACGSSGETSAFGVCKNPTALDLIPGGSSSGSAASVAADFCDISLGSDTGGSVRNPASHCGVIGVKPTYGLVSRYGLIDLSMSLDQISPITKNIEDAILILNVIKGKDEKDPITYESEEIKFIELNKIKIAFLEMKCDERIYNFVLNKVMNICEKENFIFNKIKPTYIDLAVQTYYPICYVEFFSATRKFDGRRFGKRIEDSCGKEVLRRILGGQEICQAEYKGKYYRQALKVKQLIKKEFDKIFINYDAIVLPTVPKLPHKIGTKLSVEEMYSYDSFTIPANLAEIPSISIPIGKINNIPIGLQIMCKRFDESKMFSIANKFIE, encoded by the coding sequence ATAACAGAAGAAAAATTAAGATTCTATTTAAAAAATATAGAAAGAAATAATAAAAAAGGGAAAAAAATAAATGCAATATTGCATCTTAATGAGAATGCAGAAAAAGAAGCAAAAATAATAGATGAAAAAATAAAAAAGGGTGAAGCTGGAAAATTAGCTGGAAAAATAATTTCTGTAAAAAGTAATATTCATGTTAAAGGGATGATTTGTAATTGTGCTTCTAGAACTTTAGAGAATTATAAAGCACCTTATGATGCAACAGTAATAAAAAAACTAAAAGAAGAAGACGGATTAATTATAGGAATGTGTAATATGGACGAATTTGCTTGTGGTTCTTCAGGAGAAACTTCTGCTTTTGGAGTTTGTAAAAATCCTACTGCTCTTGATTTAATTCCTGGTGGTTCTTCTTCTGGAAGTGCAGCTAGTGTTGCTGCTGATTTTTGTGATATCTCTTTAGGAAGTGATACTGGAGGAAGTGTAAGAAATCCGGCTTCTCATTGCGGTGTTATTGGAGTTAAACCTACTTATGGTTTAGTAAGCAGATATGGTTTAATTGACTTAAGCATGAGCTTAGATCAAATTTCTCCAATAACTAAAAATATAGAAGATGCGATATTAATTTTAAATGTAATAAAAGGAAAAGACGAAAAAGATCCAATAACTTATGAATCTGAAGAAATAAAATTTATAGAATTAAATAAGATAAAAATAGCTTTTTTAGAAATGAAATGTGATGAAAGAATATACAATTTTGTTTTGAATAAAGTTATGAATATATGTGAAAAAGAAAATTTTATATTTAATAAAATAAAGCCAACTTATATTGATTTAGCTGTTCAAACATATTACCCTATATGTTATGTTGAATTTTTTTCTGCTACAAGAAAATTTGATGGAAGAAGATTTGGTAAAAGGATAGAAGATTCTTGCGGAAAAGAAGTTTTAAGAAGAATTTTAGGTGGGCAAGAAATATGCCAAGCAGAATATAAAGGAAAATATTATAGGCAAGCATTAAAAGTTAAACAACTAATAAAAAAAGAATTTGATAAAATATTTATTAATTATGATGCAATTGTTTTACCAACAGTTCCAAAACTGCCACATAAAATAGGAACTAAACTTTCTGTAGAAGAAATGTATTCTTACGATTCTTTTACAATTCCAGCTAATTTAGCAGAAATTCCCTCAATTTCAATTCCGATAGGGAAAATAAATAATATCCCTATAGGATTACAAATAATGTGCAAAAGATTTGATGAAAGTAAAATGTTTTCTATAGCAAATAAATTTATTGAATAA
- a CDS encoding tRNA guanosine(34) transglycosylase Tgt, producing the protein MKILNLNNKRFKLPIFLPDATLGKIKYLTSRDLKKSGTEGVVVNIFHLLKNNLIKKIKREGIHEYMKFNGLIISDSGGFQIMSLLHKNPNLGKIEKDKVIFFIDKKRIILTPEECIRLQIKIKSDIIMCLDECTYPSYNYKKQKESVERTIFWARKCKKEFEKITKNKKERPLLFAIIQGGNNKKLRKFCAEELIKIGFDGYAYGGFPIKKGKLMTEMLEYVSKLIPNNKIKYAMGIGKPQDIIECRKIGYDLFDCVIPTRDARHKRLFVFTKKPNKKNLLNSFETINIRKKYCNQKKISKYCDCELCKKYTRKNFINLFKNDKEEAFRLATLHNLTFYSSLTKILKKKYIKY; encoded by the coding sequence ATGAAAATTCTAAATTTAAATAACAAGAGATTTAAATTACCAATTTTTCTTCCAGATGCTACATTAGGTAAAATAAAATATTTAACATCAAGAGATTTAAAAAAATCCGGAACAGAAGGAGTTGTAGTAAATATCTTTCATCTTTTAAAAAATAATTTAATTAAAAAAATAAAAAGAGAAGGAATCCACGAATATATGAAATTTAATGGTTTGATTATTTCTGATTCTGGCGGGTTTCAAATAATGAGTTTATTACATAAGAATCCTAATTTAGGGAAAATAGAAAAAGATAAAGTTATTTTTTTTATTGATAAAAAAAGAATAATTTTAACTCCAGAAGAATGTATAAGATTACAAATAAAAATAAAAAGTGATATTATTATGTGTTTAGATGAATGTACTTATCCATCTTATAATTATAAAAAACAAAAAGAATCTGTTGAAAGAACTATTTTTTGGGCAAGAAAATGTAAAAAAGAATTTGAAAAAATAACAAAGAACAAAAAAGAAAGGCCATTATTATTTGCAATAATTCAAGGTGGTAATAACAAAAAATTAAGAAAATTTTGTGCAGAAGAATTAATAAAAATAGGTTTTGACGGATATGCTTATGGGGGATTTCCTATAAAAAAAGGAAAATTAATGACAGAAATGTTAGAATACGTTTCTAAATTGATACCTAATAACAAAATAAAATATGCAATGGGTATTGGAAAGCCGCAAGATATTATAGAATGTAGAAAAATTGGATACGATCTTTTTGATTGTGTTATTCCAACTCGAGATGCAAGACATAAAAGATTATTTGTTTTCACAAAAAAACCAAATAAAAAAAATTTACTTAATTCTTTCGAAACAATAAATATAAGAAAAAAATATTGTAATCAAAAAAAGATATCTAAGTATTGTGATTGTGAATTATGTAAAAAATATACAAGGAAAAATTTTATAAATCTTTTTAAAAACGATAAAGAAGAAGCTTTTAGATTAGCAACATTACATAATTTAACTTTTTATTCTTCTTTAACTAAAATATTAAAGAAAAAATATATTAAATATTAA
- the aspS gene encoding aspartate--tRNA(Asn) ligase — translation MERSYIENVLKGKEKKYKIYGWVHDIRDLGKIKFLILRDITGIIQITAIKGITKDNIFDSIDKVPRESVVSIEGKAVKNSQAPGGTEINPEKFEIISKAQHPLPIDVSDFSKTELPKRLDYRFLDFHRRKTQAIFKIQTEIAFSFREFFYKKGFIEIQNPCIIGVASEGGTELFPVQYFEKKAYLAQSPQLYKQMLACSMEKTFTITPVFRAEKHNTTRHINEIRQMDIEMAFADQMTIMKELEECIIYIVKNILKKCKKELEFLDINLKVPKGVYLSYDEAIEKINGKYEEDFTPEQEKKLCDLYKDNIVFVHSWPSSLKPFYIMPKNADPKSKYSEGFDALYKGIEISSGGQRIHIPELLIERIKEKGLNPKNFKDYIDSFRYGAPPHAGWSIGLERLTQVICNLDNIKEATMFPRDRDRLTP, via the coding sequence ATGGAAAGATCTTATATAGAAAATGTTTTGAAAGGAAAAGAAAAAAAATATAAAATTTATGGCTGGGTACATGATATTAGAGATTTAGGAAAAATAAAATTCTTAATCTTAAGAGATATAACTGGAATAATACAAATAACTGCTATAAAAGGAATAACAAAAGATAATATTTTTGATTCTATAGATAAGGTTCCAAGAGAATCTGTTGTGAGTATAGAAGGAAAAGCAGTAAAAAATTCGCAAGCACCAGGAGGAACAGAGATTAATCCAGAAAAATTTGAGATTATAAGCAAAGCACAGCATCCTTTACCAATAGATGTTTCTGATTTTAGTAAAACAGAATTACCAAAAAGATTAGATTATAGATTTTTAGATTTCCACAGAAGAAAAACACAAGCTATATTTAAAATACAGACAGAAATAGCTTTTTCTTTTAGAGAATTTTTTTATAAAAAAGGTTTTATTGAAATACAGAATCCTTGTATTATAGGTGTTGCAAGTGAAGGTGGAACAGAATTATTTCCTGTTCAATATTTTGAAAAAAAAGCTTATCTTGCTCAATCACCACAATTATACAAACAAATGCTTGCTTGCAGTATGGAAAAAACCTTTACAATCACTCCTGTTTTTAGAGCAGAAAAACATAATACAACAAGACATATTAATGAGATAAGACAAATGGATATAGAGATGGCTTTTGCAGACCAAATGACAATAATGAAAGAATTAGAAGAATGTATTATATACATAGTAAAAAATATTTTAAAAAAATGTAAAAAAGAATTAGAGTTTCTTGATATTAATTTAAAAGTTCCAAAAGGAGTTTATTTAAGTTATGATGAGGCAATAGAAAAAATTAATGGTAAGTATGAAGAAGATTTTACACCAGAACAAGAAAAAAAATTATGCGATCTCTATAAAGATAATATAGTTTTTGTTCATTCTTGGCCATCTTCTTTGAAACCATTTTATATCATGCCAAAAAATGCAGATCCTAAATCTAAATATAGCGAAGGTTTTGATGCTTTATACAAAGGTATAGAAATAAGCTCTGGCGGGCAAAGAATTCATATACCAGAATTATTAATAGAAAGAATAAAAGAAAAAGGATTAAATCCTAAGAATTTTAAAGATTACATAGACAGTTTTAGATATGGAGCTCCACCACATGCTGGTTGGAGTATTGGTTTAGAAAGATTAACTCAAGTTATTTGTAATTTGGACAACATAAAAGAAGCAACAATGTTTCCAAGAGATAGAGATAGACTTACACCATAA
- a CDS encoding NAD-dependent epimerase/dehydratase family protein: MKIIVTGGAGFIGSHIVDSYIKLGYDVIVIDNLSSGDKKNINKKAKFYKADICDEEEIKKIFKKEKPDIVNHHAAQKDINFSISNPLEDAKINILGSINIIKNSFKQNVKKIIYASSSACYGNIQKKYLPIKESYEVYPINQYGLSKYIVELYLEMYNKESGLDFVSLRYSNVYGPRQKGGEAGVIPIFINKMLKNERPIIFGDGNQTRDFIYVDDVVRANIIALKKTPSHIYNISTSNQTSIKKLFYVIAKELNFKQEPIFKDALPREVKYSSLSYKKAKKELNWEPKISLEEGIKKTIGWFKRN; this comes from the coding sequence CATATCGTAGACTCTTATATAAAACTTGGTTATGATGTTATTGTAATTGACAATTTGTCTAGTGGAGATAAAAAAAATATAAATAAGAAAGCAAAATTTTACAAAGCAGATATCTGTGATGAAGAAGAAATAAAGAAAATTTTCAAAAAAGAAAAACCAGATATTGTAAATCATCATGCAGCTCAAAAAGATATTAATTTCTCTATTTCTAATCCTTTAGAAGATGCTAAGATTAATATTTTAGGAAGCATAAATATAATAAAAAATTCATTTAAACAAAATGTAAAAAAAATAATTTATGCTAGTTCTTCTGCATGCTACGGAAATATACAAAAGAAATACTTACCTATAAAAGAATCTTATGAAGTTTATCCAATTAATCAGTACGGATTAAGTAAATATATAGTAGAATTATACTTGGAAATGTATAATAAAGAAAGCGGGTTAGATTTTGTTTCTTTAAGATATAGTAATGTTTACGGGCCAAGACAAAAAGGAGGAGAAGCAGGTGTTATTCCTATTTTTATAAATAAAATGTTAAAAAATGAAAGACCTATTATTTTTGGAGATGGTAATCAAACTAGAGATTTTATATATGTTGATGATGTAGTGAGAGCAAATATTATTGCTTTAAAAAAGACACCATCTCATATTTATAATATTTCAACTTCAAATCAAACATCTATAAAAAAATTGTTTTATGTTATAGCAAAAGAATTAAATTTTAAACAAGAACCAATTTTTAAAGATGCATTACCTAGGGAAGTTAAATATTCTTCTTTAAGCTATAAAAAAGCTAAAAAAGAATTAAACTGGGAACCAAAAATAAGTTTAGAAGAAGGAATAAAAAAAACAATTGGATGGTTTAAAAGAAATTAA